A region from the Sorex araneus isolate mSorAra2 chromosome 6, mSorAra2.pri, whole genome shotgun sequence genome encodes:
- the LOC101555904 gene encoding olfactory receptor 8S1-like, producing MKNFTFFSEFILLGLSADPQIQTVLFVLFLAIYLLALVGNVVIILAIKGDSHLHTPMYFFLGHLSFLDICFASVTMPKMLQNFLSQKKTISVWGCFTQSFFFLLSGCAEASLLSAMAYDRYAAICHPLLYTVIMNRSLCTTMVSGAWMMGFLNSLVNNIFIYKLDFCGPSVIHHFSCELPSLFPLSCTDPTANKFLLAGSSAFLGLLTLPLILFSYSRIISAILNIRSSGGQGKAFSTCSSHLTVVLLFYGTALFRYISPASGSVLERVVSIQYSVITSLLNPLIYSLKNQEVKAALQRMLRPPMCSSKKGFSDREWGRGIFLNTLRRKKLFEVSILKVSSTNQ from the coding sequence atgaaaaatttcactttcttCAGTGAGTTCATCCTCCTCGGGCTCTCTGCTGACCCGCAGATCCAGACCGTGCTCTTTGTGCTATTTCTTGCGATTTATCTCCTAGCCCTGGTGGGAAATGTGGTGATTATACTGGCAATCAAAGGAGATTCTCACCTCCACacacccatgtatttcttccttggacaCTTGTCCTTCCTAGATATCTGCTTTGCCTCAGTTACCATGCCCAAAATGCTCCAGAACTTTCTGTCTCAGAAGAAAACCATCTCAGTGTGGGGCTGCTTTACCCAgagtttctttttcctcctctctggGTGTGCCGAAGCCAGTCTTCTCTCTGCCATGGCCTACGACCGCTACGCTGCCATCTGCCACCCTCTGCTCTACACCGTGATCATGAACAGGTCTCTCTGCACAACAATGGTCAGCGGAGCTTGGATGATGGGATTTCTGAACTCACTCGTGAATAACATTTTCATCTACAAGTTAGATTTCTGTGGGCCCAGCGTCATCCACCACTTCAGCTGTGAGCTGCCTTCATTATTTCCTCTCTCCTGTACTGATCCCACTGCCAACAAATTCCTTCTGGCAGGGTCCAGTGCGTTTCTGGGGCTGCTGACACTTCCCCTGATCCTCTTCTCTTACTCCCGAATCATTTCTGCCATTCTGAACATCCGTTCCTCAGGAGGCCAAGggaaagccttctccacctgctcctcccacctCACAGTGGTGCTCTTGTTCTATGGGACAGCTCTGTTCCGGTACATCAGCCCTGCCTCGGGTTCAGTGTTGGAGCGAGTGGTATCCATTCAGTACAGTGTCATCACCTCCTTGCTGAACCCGCTCATCTACAGCCTTAAGAACCAAGAGGTGAAGGCAGCTCTGCAGAGAATGCTGAGGCCACCAATGTGCAGCTCTAAGAAGGGATTCTCAGATCGAGAATGGGGACGAGGGATATTCCTTAACACCTTGAGAAGAAAAAAGCTATTTGAAGTCAGTATTCTAAAAGTATCATCTACAAACCAGTAG